The proteins below are encoded in one region of Styela clava chromosome 4, kaStyClav1.hap1.2, whole genome shotgun sequence:
- the LOC120326558 gene encoding uncharacterized protein LOC120326558 — protein MTATNLRRINQLNDKESELEQKFLCASYNNSIEISSTNICDGKFDCKDKIDENNCPEVKCNNIGKLTEKCNYKCQNERTQGELLPRASCFIEIVYIACFLSDVYATKCDEKIECSSDMYWEECHCESESEIWGMPKCPLMMDGYRFFNCESYNPVPANAVCDGVKDCNNGEEEEDCANRFYCANPSPIHIDERKVCDGLKDCNDFSDELGCSDETHFYCQDNGEKLFINPKQICDGTEDCGSGKDECFEKCITSVFADVHSMIKSDSLVAATWIMGETYFHVLDFHYYNN, from the exons ATGACAGCCACTAACTTGAGGCGAATCAATCAATTGAATG AtaaagaaagtgaattagagcAGAAATTTTTATGTGCATCATACAACAATTCCATTGAAATTTCTTCAACGAACATTTGTGATGGAAA gTTTGACTGTAAAGATAAAATTGACGAAAATAACTGTCCAGAAGTCAAATGTAATAATATAG GAAAGTTGACTGAAAAATGCAACTACAAATGTCAAAATGAACGGACACAAGGTGAGCTGTTACCTAGGGCAAGTTGTTTCATTGAAATTGTTTACATTGCGTGTTTTCTTTCAGACGTTTATGCAACAAAATGTGACGAGAAAATCGAATGTTCAAGTGATATGTACTGGGAAGAATGCCATtgtgaatctgaatctgaaattTGGGGGATGCCTAAATGCCCACTTATGATGGACGGGTATAG ATTTTTCAATTGCGAGTCTTACAATCCTGTTCCCGCCAACGCCGTTTGCGATGGAGTAAAAGATTGTAATAATGGCGAAGAAGAAGAAGATTGTGCAAACAG ATTTTACTGCGCCAACCCATCACCAATACATATAGACGAGAGAAAAGTTTGCGATGGActaaaa GATTGTAACGATTTCAGCGATGAACTTGGCTGCAGCGATGAAACACATTTTTATTGTCAAGATAAtggagaaaaattatttataaatccAAAGCAG ATATGTGACGGGACTGAAGACTGCGGAAGTGGAAAAGATGAATGTTTCGAAAAATGCATCACTAGCGTTTTTGCTGATGTACACTCGATGATAAAAAGTGACAGTTTGGTTGCTGCTACGTGGATTATGGGTGAAACATATTTTCACGTTCTGgattttcattattataataattag
- the LOC120326557 gene encoding uncharacterized protein LOC120326557 — MKWVVCLIAISWIIPTVIAVFPLLPFVEDYFVDSIWVSNNPFAATIKKHELVEINEWLLTAAKYSNDPTESLPTDSWSTLEKSFIRIIPEFEIKQKFGYYSTHSICLPTLLPDRNNDTAWAYAMLIIILNFLFFFFILVANIILYRTSTKKNKVISDKERKKRVRSLQRKVTVIVVTDFLCWMPVCVMGFLQIIAMF, encoded by the exons ATGAAATGGGTTGTGTGTCTAATAGCAATATCTTGGATTATTCCAACTGTTATTGCTGTATTTCCGTTATTACCTTTCGTTGAGGATTATTTCGTCGACAGCATCTG ggTCAGCAACAATCCATTTGCCGCCACAATCAAGAAACACGAGTTGGTAGAAATCAATGAATGGCTTCTTACCGCAGCAAAGTACTCAAATGACCCAAC AGAATCTCTTCCAACTGATTCGTGGTCGACACTCGAAAAGTCATTTATTAGAATTATCCCAGAATTTGAGATTAAACAGAAGTTTGGATATTACTCGACTCATAGCATTTGTCTTCCAACCTTACTTCCGGATCGAAATAATGACACTGCATGGGCATATGCTATGCTGATAATCATATTGAATTTcctatttttcttctttattttgGTTGCCAATATAATCCTTTACag GACATCTACGAAAAAGAATAAAGTTATCAGTGACAAAGAACGCAAAAAAAGAGTCAGAAGTTTGCAGCGAAAAGTCACTGTTATTGTGGTGACTGACTTCTTATGCTGGATGCCCGTCTGCGTAATGGGATTTTTGCAAATCATAG CGATGTTTTAA